One region of Syntrophobacter fumaroxidans MPOB genomic DNA includes:
- a CDS encoding NADH ubiquinone dehydrogenase, with amino-acid sequence MSATVVIEALSAHCAGCEVAILDQGELLLDILERISIVHAPILMDSKYRDPAGDSDVVSIPRADVGIVSGGIRTEHGLAVAKAVRESCDILIANGSCACMGGIPSLANLVPPDVLKQGVPNLEHGVEDGDFELPPLTARVAAINEVVPVDIFLPGCPPPTHLFAAALQAVLEGRSFDLPEDTVCNECSKTKEKRTVFADNGLQFPEMLRPLETPPLDKRCLIEQGFFCMGAATRSGCGARCTQVNMPCRGCMGPKRIGENPRAEMLGALSVYNYALRDVHDRRAAFNWFTGGHSNLRPVR; translated from the coding sequence ATGTCTGCGACCGTAGTCATTGAAGCCCTTTCCGCTCACTGCGCCGGCTGTGAAGTGGCCATTCTCGACCAGGGCGAGTTGCTGCTCGATATCCTGGAGAGGATTTCGATCGTCCACGCGCCCATTTTAATGGACAGTAAGTATCGCGACCCTGCGGGGGATTCTGATGTCGTCAGCATTCCCCGGGCCGACGTAGGGATTGTCTCCGGAGGTATCCGCACGGAGCACGGCCTGGCCGTGGCCAAGGCCGTTCGGGAGAGTTGCGACATCCTCATCGCCAATGGTTCCTGCGCTTGCATGGGGGGAATACCGTCCCTCGCCAACCTGGTTCCTCCCGACGTGTTGAAGCAGGGCGTTCCGAACCTGGAACACGGGGTGGAGGACGGCGATTTCGAACTGCCTCCCTTGACCGCCAGGGTGGCAGCCATCAACGAGGTGGTGCCGGTGGATATTTTTCTGCCCGGCTGCCCACCGCCCACGCACCTGTTTGCCGCCGCTCTGCAGGCCGTTCTTGAAGGCAGGAGTTTCGATCTGCCGGAGGACACCGTTTGCAACGAATGTTCCAAGACAAAGGAGAAGCGAACGGTTTTCGCCGACAACGGCCTCCAGTTTCCCGAAATGCTGAGGCCGCTGGAGACGCCGCCGCTGGATAAACGCTGCCTGATCGAGCAGGGGTTCTTTTGCATGGGAGCGGCCACTCGGAGCGGCTGCGGAGCTCGCTGTACGCAGGTCAACATGCCCTGCCGGGGTTGCATGGGGCCGAAACGGATCGGAGAGAACCCGCGGGCTGAAATGCTGGGTGCGCTTTCCGTTTACAACTATGCCTTGAGGGATGTTCACGACCGGCGAGCGGCCTTCAACTGGTTCACGGGTGGGCACAGCAACCTGCGACCGGTCCGCTAA
- a CDS encoding 4Fe-4S dicluster domain-containing protein — protein MERYDCKKYEWVKVDRTKCDGCGDCVAYCPRDVLRMDNQGYPYMAYRDDCWYCDVCTFMCQLDAIRLESVPYLIK, from the coding sequence ATGGAACGATACGACTGCAAGAAATACGAATGGGTGAAAGTGGATAGGACCAAGTGCGACGGCTGCGGCGACTGCGTGGCGTACTGTCCTCGTGATGTCCTGCGCATGGACAATCAGGGATACCCTTACATGGCCTACCGTGACGACTGCTGGTACTGCGACGTTTGCACGTTCATGTGCCAGTTGGACGCCATCCGGCTGGAGAGTGTTCCTTACCTGATCAAGTAG
- a CDS encoding ABC transporter substrate-binding protein: MSEEKKIQKTIDDSRRAFLKYSGMGFAFSTVMGMIPGNPITGSLGWKAFAQSEKKVSDELMEIAAKYGKPTGKYGKIGEPVTLTVGYQPYCTPYWTSSINKQAQLWKKYLPQGSNVVWFRSLSGPLINNNMYAGKNQFGYMAETPAMRSGDTVPCDLISVTGYDVGEAGAICIDQKLLEEGKFKEAKDLAGKNVGTPVGSFSHRQILAWSEQTGVKTNILDQSTELQITNLRAQNITAAVTWEPYPSWLEQRGIAKRWLTGQDMACTCKKYNPEAVDHTYRVVGSLLAIHEWLRDRPDIMVAFLKAEEESRDMLMNDRDLAAYYISTDISEIHPAVTRVVLDMMVWDGRITPECRKHLKAVARMWKEIDIIRSARTKDPDKFVDEWADDRYLRLAIKELKAQGQWTSEQLPGFPKEARPDQIKPHTWKTYEKIELKEKPWNASKA; the protein is encoded by the coding sequence ATGAGCGAAGAAAAAAAGATCCAAAAAACGATAGATGACAGCCGGAGAGCATTTCTAAAATATTCTGGAATGGGATTTGCCTTTTCCACGGTGATGGGCATGATTCCCGGGAATCCCATAACGGGTTCGCTGGGCTGGAAGGCGTTTGCCCAGTCCGAAAAGAAAGTATCGGACGAGCTGATGGAAATTGCGGCCAAGTATGGAAAGCCCACCGGAAAGTACGGGAAGATCGGAGAGCCCGTTACGTTGACCGTGGGCTATCAGCCTTACTGCACCCCTTACTGGACTTCCTCCATCAACAAACAGGCCCAGCTCTGGAAGAAATATCTTCCCCAGGGAAGCAACGTCGTCTGGTTCAGATCGCTTTCGGGGCCTCTTATCAACAACAACATGTATGCGGGCAAGAACCAGTTTGGGTACATGGCTGAAACGCCGGCCATGAGGAGCGGCGACACGGTGCCGTGCGACCTCATATCCGTCACGGGCTACGACGTCGGCGAAGCCGGGGCAATCTGCATCGATCAGAAATTGCTCGAGGAGGGGAAATTCAAAGAGGCCAAGGACCTGGCAGGGAAGAACGTGGGGACCCCCGTGGGGTCGTTCTCGCACAGGCAGATACTCGCATGGTCCGAGCAGACGGGAGTGAAGACAAACATCCTGGACCAGTCGACGGAGCTCCAGATCACGAACCTCAGGGCGCAGAACATCACCGCCGCAGTCACCTGGGAGCCTTATCCCAGCTGGCTCGAACAACGCGGGATCGCCAAGCGGTGGTTGACGGGTCAGGACATGGCCTGCACCTGCAAGAAGTACAACCCCGAAGCTGTGGATCACACGTACAGGGTGGTGGGAAGCCTTCTGGCAATTCACGAATGGCTCAGGGACCGCCCCGATATCATGGTGGCATTTCTCAAGGCAGAGGAAGAATCCCGAGATATGCTCATGAATGACCGGGACCTTGCCGCGTACTACATTTCCACCGACATTTCCGAGATTCATCCCGCGGTGACCCGGGTGGTTCTGGACATGATGGTCTGGGACGGAAGGATCACTCCGGAATGCCGCAAGCACCTCAAGGCCGTGGCGCGGATGTGGAAGGAAATCGACATCATCCGCAGCGCCCGGACGAAAGATCCGGATAAATTCGTCGACGAGTGGGCCGATGACAGGTATTTGCGCCTGGCCATCAAGGAGCTCAAGGCCCAGGGGCAATGGACCTCCGAGCAGTTGCCGGGGTTTCCGAAAGAGGCTCGACCGGATCAAATCAAGCCGCATACCTGGAAAACCTATGAAAAGATTGAATTGAAAGAGAAACCGTGGAACGCAAGTAAAGCCTGA
- a CDS encoding ABC transporter permease, whose protein sequence is MSNSPQDRQSKENIVTSHMRASVKARYEEVYLKRSQEQKRLKRSQVITGILGGVAFVIFWHICSQTIMSKLPSPWDTLVQSIKTVMDPWYYKSVYHSLFRVLLGFCTASAIAIPLGLTMGWNRIVRDLTMPGFELFRSVPPVAWVPLSIIIFAQMEYSIVFITFTGAFFVVALNAKLGAESIDQSLFRAAWCLGANPRQVFRHILLPGSLPSIFMGLALGMGIAWQTVVAAEMIAGQYGLGYLAWESYSLIRFPEVILAMASIGVLGYVCSAILRGIANKYLAWRKVYTA, encoded by the coding sequence ATGTCCAACTCGCCACAGGATCGGCAAAGCAAGGAAAATATCGTTACGAGCCACATGCGGGCGTCCGTCAAGGCTCGTTACGAAGAGGTCTATTTGAAACGGAGCCAGGAGCAGAAGAGACTGAAAAGAAGCCAGGTGATCACCGGTATTCTGGGCGGCGTAGCCTTTGTGATCTTCTGGCACATCTGCTCCCAGACGATCATGTCGAAACTTCCCAGCCCGTGGGACACTTTGGTCCAGTCCATCAAGACGGTCATGGACCCGTGGTATTACAAGAGCGTCTACCACAGCTTGTTTCGTGTCCTCCTGGGTTTCTGCACCGCGTCCGCGATAGCCATCCCACTTGGGCTCACCATGGGGTGGAACCGCATTGTGCGGGACCTGACAATGCCCGGGTTCGAACTCTTCCGGTCCGTCCCGCCCGTTGCCTGGGTTCCGCTTTCGATCATCATCTTTGCCCAGATGGAATACAGCATCGTGTTCATTACGTTTACGGGCGCCTTCTTCGTGGTGGCCCTGAACGCAAAGCTCGGAGCCGAGTCCATAGATCAGTCCCTGTTCAGGGCGGCGTGGTGTCTTGGCGCCAATCCACGCCAGGTTTTTCGCCACATCCTCCTGCCCGGTTCCCTTCCCTCGATCTTCATGGGGCTTGCCCTCGGCATGGGGATCGCGTGGCAGACAGTGGTTGCGGCCGAAATGATCGCCGGGCAGTACGGGCTCGGGTACCTTGCGTGGGAGAGCTACAGTCTCATACGGTTCCCGGAAGTGATCCTGGCCATGGCCAGTATCGGGGTGCTGGGATACGTCTGCAGCGCCATCCTTCGTGGAATTGCGAACAAGTACCTGGCGTGGCGGAAAGTCTACACGGCTTAG
- a CDS encoding Ni/Fe hydrogenase subunit alpha, with product MGKKLVIEPVTRVEGHARVTIVLEDSGKVKDARVQVIEMRGFEKFCVGRPVEEMPRIVTAICGICPWAHHMASSKAADALFGVQIPETARKIREAAYSAHIVHSHLLHFFFLAAPDFLSDPGADFGVRNIIGLAARNPDLVRRAVRARHMAQEMTGIIAANATRPDAVVPGGFSRAMSEEQRQELLPMAREVLEFTRFAVDFAKEKVFIPQWPQVKEEPSLATGFLGTVDANGGLNFYDGRLRLKQPGDNGNYKEFEPKDYRDFIEEQAMDWSYVKFPFVRSAGRLSLDPEDPVGVYRSNSLARINVCDHITTPLAQQELLEFRETVGRLPQHSFLQHWARLIEALYNSERAVELLSDPEITNPNVRETVTPVAGRGVGVVEAPRGALIHDYEADDKGFITKVNLIVATTHNSAAMNIDVLMAARRILDGGRSDEEALNKVEMVIRAYDPCFSCSTHVLGGALPVKLQFRDTRGQVIRTIQN from the coding sequence ATGGGAAAGAAGCTTGTCATCGAGCCAGTAACGAGGGTAGAGGGTCATGCAAGGGTCACCATCGTGCTCGAGGATTCCGGAAAGGTCAAGGATGCGCGGGTGCAGGTGATCGAGATGCGGGGGTTCGAGAAGTTCTGTGTGGGCCGCCCCGTCGAAGAAATGCCGCGCATTGTCACGGCAATCTGCGGTATTTGCCCGTGGGCGCACCACATGGCTTCATCGAAAGCAGCGGATGCCCTTTTCGGCGTCCAAATACCGGAAACGGCGCGCAAGATCAGGGAGGCCGCTTATTCCGCCCACATCGTGCACAGCCACCTGTTGCACTTTTTCTTCCTGGCCGCGCCGGATTTTCTCAGCGACCCCGGTGCGGATTTCGGGGTTCGAAACATCATCGGACTGGCCGCCAGGAATCCGGACCTGGTCAGGAGAGCGGTGCGGGCCCGGCACATGGCCCAGGAGATGACGGGGATCATTGCCGCCAACGCAACGCGTCCCGACGCAGTGGTGCCGGGCGGTTTCAGCAGGGCCATGAGCGAGGAGCAGAGGCAGGAACTCTTGCCCATGGCTCGGGAGGTCCTCGAATTCACGCGGTTCGCGGTTGACTTTGCCAAGGAAAAGGTTTTTATCCCCCAATGGCCTCAGGTCAAGGAGGAGCCTTCCCTGGCGACGGGTTTTCTCGGCACGGTCGACGCGAATGGAGGTCTGAATTTCTACGATGGCAGGCTGAGGCTGAAGCAACCCGGCGACAACGGAAACTACAAGGAGTTCGAGCCTAAAGACTACAGGGACTTCATCGAAGAACAGGCAATGGATTGGAGTTACGTGAAATTCCCCTTCGTCAGATCGGCGGGGCGCCTTTCGCTCGACCCCGAGGATCCGGTTGGGGTATACCGCTCCAACTCGCTGGCGCGCATCAATGTGTGCGACCACATCACCACGCCCCTTGCGCAACAGGAACTGCTCGAATTCCGCGAGACGGTGGGAAGGCTGCCTCAGCATTCGTTCCTGCAGCACTGGGCCAGGTTGATAGAAGCTTTGTACAATTCGGAACGCGCCGTGGAGCTGCTGAGCGATCCCGAAATCACGAATCCCAATGTGCGCGAGACCGTAACACCCGTGGCCGGAAGAGGCGTCGGCGTGGTGGAAGCCCCCCGGGGCGCGCTCATCCATGACTACGAGGCGGACGACAAGGGGTTCATCACCAAGGTCAACCTGATTGTCGCCACGACGCACAACAGCGCGGCGATGAACATCGACGTGCTCATGGCCGCGCGGCGAATCCTGGATGGCGGTCGATCCGACGAGGAAGCGCTCAACAAGGTTGAAATGGTCATTCGGGCATACGATCCCTGTTTCAGCTGCTCCACCCATGTGCTGGGCGGCGCGCTGCCCGTGAAGCTGCAGTTTCGCGACACTCGCGGGCAGGTCATACGAACGATTCAAAACTGA
- a CDS encoding fumarate reductase/succinate dehydrogenase flavoprotein subunit has product MGVKQIDADVVIVGGGSAGTFAAIKAKTANPKARVVVMDKGPIETAGAIGRGMDALNVVAVPGYGTPEDVVEALTKVSEGILDQECAYTLGAEIYDRIKDLEEYTGREPGDLFPVDDNGNYKCNYLHPTEKALYLAMDGEEIKRALAREVRRQGCIVLDRTPAVRLFTTDGKVSGIFGFNIRTGEQYLIKTPTVVLTSGCVGKFGMPRDGYLSGIYEFPGNTGEGYAMAYHAGAELINLECFQTNLLMKDFNGPSCGYVVIPRGGCGVNALGDRYWTHGYWSGDMFLAVWREFAEGRGPIYLKLDHLPEETIQGLEKILWGTERTVRGQFHKQRDENYRRWDSVEQGLEEITLCSGHSMSGILINKNTETSVPGLYAAGDCAAVPHQYLPGAFVFGAIAGRMAAEYAAKNKAPKLEVDGMGVWKEIRKPLETAEPGVPVEMVEIKIRTKVSQYLTPPKSDPLMQKMLWWVDRMRREDVPQIKVCDYHDLIKATEVQSIIDCAEMAARASLFRTESRWGLSHYRMAYPKVDPKWDGKYVVVKKNMNTGEMEVSAKPVPAYKWNYPTRLEYEYPKFNLDIGPGFSHPPNDMHDPWISQKLGDEGLAVPKRMR; this is encoded by the coding sequence ATGGGTGTTAAACAAATCGACGCTGATGTTGTGATCGTAGGCGGTGGAAGCGCTGGAACGTTTGCGGCCATCAAGGCCAAGACCGCCAACCCCAAGGCCCGGGTCGTCGTCATGGACAAAGGCCCGATCGAGACCGCCGGGGCAATCGGCCGCGGCATGGACGCCTTGAACGTCGTCGCCGTTCCCGGTTACGGGACCCCCGAGGATGTTGTGGAGGCCTTGACGAAGGTATCGGAAGGCATCCTGGATCAGGAATGCGCTTATACCCTGGGCGCCGAAATCTACGACAGAATCAAGGACCTGGAAGAGTACACCGGTCGGGAACCGGGCGATCTCTTTCCGGTAGACGATAACGGCAATTACAAGTGCAACTATCTGCACCCCACGGAAAAGGCTCTCTACCTTGCGATGGACGGCGAGGAAATCAAGCGGGCCCTTGCGCGTGAAGTCAGGCGGCAGGGCTGCATCGTACTCGACCGCACTCCGGCGGTCCGGCTGTTCACCACCGACGGCAAGGTTTCCGGAATCTTCGGCTTCAACATCAGGACGGGAGAGCAATACCTGATCAAAACCCCGACGGTGGTGCTCACCTCCGGATGTGTCGGCAAGTTCGGGATGCCCCGCGACGGTTACCTGAGCGGCATCTACGAATTTCCGGGCAATACCGGTGAGGGTTATGCCATGGCCTATCACGCAGGGGCGGAACTGATCAACCTGGAGTGTTTCCAGACGAACCTGCTGATGAAGGACTTCAACGGCCCCTCCTGCGGTTACGTCGTGATTCCGCGCGGCGGATGCGGCGTCAACGCCCTGGGAGACAGGTACTGGACTCACGGTTACTGGTCCGGGGACATGTTCCTGGCCGTCTGGCGCGAATTCGCCGAAGGGCGTGGCCCCATCTACCTGAAACTCGACCATCTGCCCGAAGAGACCATCCAGGGTCTGGAGAAGATCCTGTGGGGTACGGAGCGCACGGTCCGCGGTCAGTTCCACAAGCAGCGCGATGAGAACTATCGCCGTTGGGATTCCGTTGAGCAGGGTCTGGAAGAGATCACCCTTTGCAGCGGTCACAGCATGTCCGGCATCCTGATCAACAAGAACACCGAGACGAGCGTACCGGGCCTTTACGCCGCGGGCGACTGCGCCGCGGTGCCTCATCAGTACCTGCCCGGAGCGTTCGTGTTCGGCGCCATTGCCGGCCGGATGGCAGCGGAATACGCGGCGAAGAACAAGGCTCCGAAGCTCGAAGTGGACGGCATGGGCGTCTGGAAGGAAATCAGAAAGCCCCTCGAGACCGCCGAGCCGGGAGTGCCCGTCGAGATGGTGGAAATCAAGATCCGCACCAAGGTCAGCCAGTATCTCACTCCGCCCAAGAGCGATCCCCTCATGCAGAAGATGCTGTGGTGGGTGGATCGTATGCGCAGGGAAGACGTTCCGCAGATCAAGGTCTGCGATTATCACGACCTCATCAAGGCCACCGAGGTGCAGAGCATCATCGACTGTGCCGAAATGGCCGCCAGGGCCTCCCTGTTCCGTACTGAGAGCCGCTGGGGACTTTCCCACTATCGCATGGCGTACCCCAAGGTCGATCCCAAGTGGGACGGCAAGTACGTCGTGGTGAAGAAGAACATGAACACCGGGGAGATGGAAGTTTCGGCCAAACCGGTTCCCGCATACAAGTGGAATTATCCCACCCGGCTCGAATACGAATATCCCAAGTTCAACCTGGACATTGGACCTGGCTTCAGCCATCCGCCCAATGACATGCACGATCCATGGATCTCGCAGAAACTCGGCGATGAAGGTTTGGCCGTACCCAAGAGAATGAGGTAG
- a CDS encoding transglycosylase domain-containing protein, producing MGNPVGSKAMTLKGSEVSSRRSRLLAGLLACLALGAAGTLLLAWKTVRDLRPPPESLSLGDAPVRKMKILDRSGIPLSVTYINHWNLHDALPLRDVPELLRQAFITSEDKRFFEHHGVDWQARGHALWQNVKALKAVRGASTITEQTVRMLHPRPRTLWSRWLEGIEAYRLERRFSKAEILEFYLNQVPYAHRRRGVVQAARLYFDRDPDTLSVREMLALAVVVRAPSSFDLRRGGRGVDGAVRRLAANMKRRGTLTEDQYRSAVEDRIELREARPPVDATHFVQHLHRAGAEGAAFGSTLVTTLDAALQERVRHILGSRLRDLRSSAIGNGAVLVVDHRSDEVLAWVNGGAMAEDAPGAWIDGVTTPRQPGSTLKPFLYALALEMGWTPATLIDDSPVAQAVGSGLHNFHNYSRTYYGPLRLREALANSLNVPAIRAIQFTGTERFLGRLRLLGFQSLAQPADFYGQGLALGDGEVSLFELVRAYAVLARQGEYRPLRTTRAPVTVSEPPRRVFAATTAALIGDILSDPQARRLEFGDGNLLRLPVQTAVKTGTSTDHRDSWIVGFSSRYTVGVWMGNLDRGPTKGVTGLAGPGLVLRAVFAELNRYGDAAPLPPCPGLAMATICAESGLPAGPNCPGLQEWFEPGTVPTGVCSIHERPGRRDSGGVVVEANRSRELRLQQPTPGLRLAMDPRIPDELEAFPFKVPERPPPSRIEWLVDGEVIGATGPGVCQFAWPLSRGAHLARARVWRADAPGAEETPEVRFTVE from the coding sequence ATGGGTAACCCGGTGGGTTCGAAAGCCATGACTTTAAAAGGGAGCGAAGTTTCCTCGAGGCGTTCCCGCCTTCTGGCGGGGTTGTTGGCCTGCCTTGCGCTCGGGGCGGCGGGGACGCTTCTGCTCGCCTGGAAAACCGTTCGCGATTTGCGTCCGCCGCCCGAAAGTCTCTCCCTCGGGGACGCCCCCGTGCGCAAAATGAAGATTCTCGACCGCAGCGGCATCCCGCTCTCGGTCACTTACATCAACCACTGGAATCTTCACGATGCCCTGCCCCTTCGGGACGTCCCGGAGCTTTTGAGGCAGGCGTTCATTACCTCTGAGGACAAGCGCTTCTTTGAGCATCACGGGGTGGACTGGCAGGCCCGGGGCCATGCCCTGTGGCAGAACGTGAAGGCGCTGAAAGCGGTGCGCGGCGCGAGCACGATCACCGAGCAAACGGTGCGGATGCTTCATCCGCGCCCTCGAACCCTCTGGTCCAGGTGGCTCGAAGGGATCGAGGCGTACCGGCTGGAACGACGTTTTTCCAAAGCCGAAATCCTCGAATTCTACCTCAACCAGGTTCCATACGCGCACCGAAGACGAGGGGTGGTCCAGGCCGCAAGGCTCTACTTCGACCGCGATCCGGATACTTTGAGCGTGCGGGAAATGCTGGCCCTCGCCGTCGTGGTGCGCGCTCCTTCGAGCTTTGATCTGCGCCGGGGGGGCCGGGGCGTGGATGGGGCCGTCAGGAGGCTGGCGGCGAACATGAAACGGCGCGGGACGCTCACCGAAGACCAGTACCGGAGCGCCGTGGAAGACCGCATCGAGCTGCGCGAAGCACGGCCTCCGGTGGACGCCACGCACTTCGTGCAGCATCTCCATCGCGCCGGGGCGGAAGGAGCCGCGTTCGGCAGCACCCTCGTCACCACCCTGGATGCGGCCCTCCAGGAGCGAGTTCGACACATACTCGGCAGTCGCCTGAGGGATCTGCGCTCGAGCGCCATCGGCAACGGTGCCGTGCTGGTGGTGGATCATCGGTCCGATGAAGTGCTGGCATGGGTGAACGGAGGCGCAATGGCCGAGGACGCCCCCGGTGCGTGGATCGACGGCGTCACCACGCCAAGGCAGCCGGGTTCCACCCTGAAACCCTTCCTCTATGCCCTGGCGCTCGAAATGGGCTGGACCCCCGCCACCCTCATTGACGACTCGCCCGTGGCGCAGGCCGTCGGATCGGGGCTCCACAACTTCCACAACTACAGCCGAACCTACTACGGGCCACTGCGGTTGCGGGAGGCGCTCGCCAATTCGTTGAACGTTCCCGCCATTCGCGCCATCCAGTTCACCGGGACGGAGCGGTTCCTCGGCCGGCTGCGCCTGCTCGGGTTTCAATCCCTGGCGCAACCGGCCGACTTTTACGGGCAGGGCCTGGCCCTGGGCGACGGGGAGGTGAGCCTGTTCGAGCTGGTTCGCGCCTACGCGGTTCTGGCTCGGCAGGGCGAGTACCGGCCACTGCGGACGACCCGGGCTCCCGTGACTGTGTCCGAGCCGCCGCGCCGCGTTTTCGCCGCGACCACGGCAGCCCTGATTGGAGACATCCTGTCCGATCCCCAGGCCCGGCGGCTGGAATTCGGCGACGGGAACCTGCTGCGGCTGCCCGTTCAGACGGCCGTGAAGACGGGGACGTCCACCGACCACAGGGACAGTTGGATCGTGGGGTTTTCAAGCCGATACACCGTCGGAGTCTGGATGGGAAATCTGGACCGCGGTCCGACCAAAGGCGTCACCGGCCTGGCGGGTCCCGGGCTGGTTTTGAGAGCGGTCTTCGCGGAGCTGAATCGATACGGCGACGCGGCTCCCCTTCCTCCGTGTCCGGGCCTGGCGATGGCGACCATATGCGCCGAGAGCGGGCTTCCGGCCGGACCGAACTGCCCCGGGTTGCAGGAGTGGTTCGAACCCGGGACGGTCCCCACCGGGGTGTGTTCCATCCACGAACGGCCGGGCCGACGCGATTCCGGCGGGGTCGTCGTCGAGGCGAACCGCTCCCGGGAGCTGCGCCTGCAGCAGCCGACGCCCGGGCTGCGGCTCGCCATGGATCCTCGTATTCCCGACGAGCTCGAAGCTTTTCCGTTCAAGGTTCCCGAGCGGCCGCCGCCCAGCCGCATCGAATGGCTGGTCGACGGAGAGGTGATCGGCGCAACGGGGCCCGGCGTGTGCCAATTCGCGTGGCCGCTCTCCAGGGGCGCTCATCTGGCGCGCGCCCGGGTGTGGCGCGCCGATGCGCCCGGAGCCGAGGAAACGCCTGAGGTGCGGTTCACCGTGGAGTGA
- a CDS encoding hydrogenase maturation protease has protein sequence MYRQIRGAEVMVIGCGNVLFGDDGFGPAVIERLQTGYRLPDGMVAVDAGTAAGELLLDALLGDEAPRTLIIVDAMDLGLSPGTVEEIPLEAIPENKRADFSVHQFPAVDFLRELKERKGISLRLLGCQVESVPGEICPGLSVCVARSVGETAEDIYQMVCKEVGIQHSTI, from the coding sequence ATGTATCGTCAGATCCGGGGTGCGGAGGTCATGGTCATCGGTTGCGGTAACGTCCTGTTTGGCGACGACGGCTTTGGCCCCGCGGTGATTGAGCGACTGCAGACCGGGTACCGGTTGCCCGACGGGATGGTAGCCGTCGACGCGGGAACCGCCGCGGGTGAGCTGCTGCTGGACGCGCTTCTTGGTGACGAAGCGCCCCGGACCCTGATCATTGTCGATGCGATGGATCTCGGCCTCAGTCCTGGAACGGTTGAAGAGATTCCCCTGGAAGCCATCCCTGAGAACAAACGGGCGGACTTCAGCGTGCACCAGTTTCCCGCTGTCGACTTCCTGAGAGAGCTCAAGGAACGCAAGGGCATTTCCTTGCGGCTTCTGGGGTGCCAGGTGGAATCGGTGCCCGGGGAGATTTGCCCGGGCCTGTCCGTCTGCGTTGCCCGATCCGTTGGGGAAACGGCGGAAGATATCTACCAAATGGTCTGCAAGGAGGTCGGAATCCAACACTCGACGATCTGA